The Juglans regia cultivar Chandler chromosome 1, Walnut 2.0, whole genome shotgun sequence nucleotide sequence GCTAGCCAGTAAGATTTAAGCAGGCAATGTATCATcattattaagagtaatatatGGGTAGGTTGTAATCTTAATTTTATCAGGTTGTCGTAAAGAAAAGCTTagattctatttataaaacttttgtgGAAAGCAGATTCCACTCACACAGAAATATAAAGGGAGGATAGGTAAACCCAGCATGCTGTATTGAACTGTCctatacaaaaaagaaaagttccATATGAAACATGACATGATTGATGATAGGGGTACAGGTTTTAACCAGTCGACTAAAGCTGTTCATTTTAACGTTTATATGTTTCAAAGTTGTTTAGTAATAggtgtaaaataattaaatatcttGGTTATGTCATATTATGGAGCTATGATCCTAATTATCAGAAAATTGTTTTGCTTGAGTTCTGAGACtttatacttcttttttttacaCCTGTCCATGGCTTGCAATCTTGTCAGAATACTTAATAATTAGGTGTTCCACTGAGGTGAAGAAAATGCCAAAGACCTTTTAAGTTGGTTTGGAAGCTTGGCTATTCAATTTCACCAGCCAAGTAATTTGCAAAAATTGGGTGTGTACACAGTACTGAGGAGTGCCAGTTCCCAGCTGAGCTCTGTCATATAAACTGGcctgttattttttatttattagaatgaggatttttatttattagaatgaGGAACACGGCTACATAAATGATCAAAATAGTTACTAATAATTTACTACTTAATCTGGGGACAGACTCCATAACTGGAGCCGATACATCTTATTCTTGGGAGTGGAGTCAAGCTTCGAAGGTCATGATGTTATTTATGTTAAAGATTTTTGGTTTATTCGAATAATTAAATGATGCTTTATTTTAAGAATCAGTGGTCATAGATCATGTTACTACAGACTAAGATCTTATTTAAAATGGTTTGTTTGCACAGTGATAAAATAACATGCACAACTCCAAGATTCTTAGGTTTTACTCATGATACATTATTTAACCAGGAAGAAAAGACATAAAACTGCAACTCTAACACATTTAGAAATAATGGCTATATTCGAAGGCTTCTACACATCacataaaatttgaatcttacaaatcaaattatgctatATAGATGGTGTGTGCCGGTGTGATCTAGAGGCCTCAGAATAACATTTCTCTATTTAGATTACTGGTCTTCAGAATACTACATATTTGTTGGGACTTGAATTTAGATAGCACATTCCTTGCCAGTTCCAATATATCACAAGGAGACCATTAATTGACTAGTGAAGTTGCTGAGATGAGATGGATCAATCTGTTTATTGGATGACTCTTTCTGAGCAATTGGGCAAATAACATGATGACAGATGGGTAATAGCAGAGGTTAGGAACTGAGAGATATTAGTTAGGTAATGTTTAACATCTTTTGACCACTAAAGGTATCATAGTGGCGCCCAACTAATACTTGGAGAGTGAAAAAGATTATGGCCAGCATTGCATTCAATGCTCCAAATGATGTGCAGTCTTATGTTAATTGCATCTTGCCCTGAAATGAAActgattcttttttttcttggcaaatCAAAGTGAATTTTCAAGGTCAATTTTACCATGTACCAAACAAAGAATTCCAGGGTAGATATGGCAGAATATACCTCAAGATAACACTGTTTGGCCTCATTTGCCTTGcaagtgataaaaaaaactgcCCAACAAAATTAGTATCCTTTTTGAACTTGTGAATGCTGATGTAACAAatgctgtttgtctttttcttccGAATTCCTGAAGATTTTAATGGTTTGTTTTGGCAATATTCATAAGTATCCAAGAAGAGGTTAGACAAGGCTATCATTAGGTCATATGTATTTGTGGTTGAGATTAAATTCTAACTTTTGTTATTAGGCTATATATCCTAATATCCTTTGACTCACGATCTTCTCCACACTTTTAAAGGAGCTCTTTTGGAGGGGTCAGTTGTTGACTGTTGACTTTAAAgcttatcttttttttcttgtcttgcTATTTTCTgcaaaaaccatcaatatcaatatgcatgcatgcaatgctatatataaaatggcctaaaaactgataaaaaaaaaagtgtcaacCTTCTTAGAACATACTATCACGTACATGATAAgggcatatatataattagtaattcattttgtataataattaatgtaaCTTCAACCCCCACCAGTTCATGTTATCATAGAGAACTAGCATTTTTATTCATTCCAAATCGTATTATACTCATGATTATCTCTAAACATATGAGCATGAatagttaaatttattaaatgaaaactaTTATATGTAACTAAGTtagcatattttgaaaatataaattttaaaagagcGTTAATGGTAGCATTTTGATcttaaagattttaatttaaatctttGATTCCTTGTAACTCATCTTTGTTTCTATATAGATATTGACAATATCTTGGCTCCTATGAGAAAGCATTAGGATAAGTTAAGAACTTGAATCCTAAACATAATGAATTTACAAAGGgataaacatttttattatctagtaaaagaattacataaaataaaataaaaaattatattaagacaTGTGATTGAAACTGAGGAAGtatatagaataattatattagaagCCCTTTACATCACATACTATCAACgtggtataatttaatttaaaagataaattttttcatataattatatatactatatacatcGATTGAtacctaaaaagaaaaaaaaaggaaaaaaaaaaagaatttgcagACGAAATAACTTCCACATGGCAAAGCTCtacctaaaaaagaaaagaaaagaaaacaaaaaatgacaaTAATCTCATACATAGAACTTAGAAGGGGACAAAATGCCATTAAAACATATCACCAACACCAAGAGTCATCTCATGGGTTTGATTTTTATTGTATGGTAGTAGTAGCTAAACCAGATAAGGTTAGATATATGGTCTATTACACACAAcattaaattaatcaaattgaTTTGCTGCTGGGCTGGGGTTAGGTAGTATCTAACAATCAATCATGCAATTTGGCCTGGCCTGGAATCTTTAGTACAAATACTTCAGGGATTTTTAAATGAGCTATGGTTAAATGGACCCAAAACTAAAAGGTCTACAAAAATTGTTTGGAATCATGAAAGAACCCTAGAAATATTCTTGCCACTATTTTATAGTAGGTATTGTTTAGGTCACAAAACCTTACACAAATTCGAGATGGGCCCCAGGTGTTCTAAATTTTCtgaaattatttatcattaagTTTGGATTATCTTAACTGTGAAATGATAGAGATCATGTCCTAGTTAATCCCCCATAAAAccgatttgtttttttttattattattaaaagggAAGAGAATTCTCCCTATTGCCATCTGATGTACATTTAGTATTAAATTAACATCTTAGCATAAATAAAGAATACTTACTTTAATGTAATCTTCCACTTTTATTTGTCATGGTTCAATGGTCCAACACACCAATTCATGGGGTGGCTGCAATTGGTTGAAGTGACATCAATTGCCAACTTCGTAGAccccaaaaatatataaataaatatatatatatatatatatatatatatataaaggtctttggattaaaattaaagagagagatCCCCTCAACCCAAAgaaaccaagaaaaagaaaaggaaaagagacatCTATCCAAAACAAGGGTATCTTTGAAGAACAATCACGGTACTTCTCTGTTAATCACTCAACCTTTTGTTACATCAGTTAATAAAGAAAGTTTTGACTTATTTTACACATTATCTCTTTAATGTAATCAAAGCAtcccaaaatcccattttagtctccactttttctttataattccACTGATCATTATTATGTTCTTACTTAAACTTTCCCCACAAAGCCCAACAAAACTGCAACTACATCGGGCCCCAGCAATTtaaccttttttaacttttccctaaatttttttatttctagtccttcattctctctctctttcgcaGCTCTGCAAGGAAAGCAGGGCATGAGGACCTGCACTCGTTAGCGAAGATTTAATCTTTATGAGTTTCATATGGATTTTCATGGTGAAGTTTTAAGCTTTGGGGTTCATCAAGATCTGTTCATGCTTTAGCCACGTGCAGAAAGGTATGTTTCAATTATATCTTTCTCGTTTCTGCTTATTAAATGTTTGGGTTTTCCTAAATATATGAATGTTTTGTGGGATATGTCAATGGGTAGGAGATCAGATGAGCTGGGGtttccctttccctttttttttttttttttggtatggaTTTAAGCCGTCTAGCTCTTCTGGTTCATGTGTGAAACTTTGAGGACGTGATCAAAGAAAGTGGGCGTGCTAATATTTGCACTCCTTTGATGAGAAATTTTTTAGCTTGGTTTTTCAAGTGTTTGAAGCAATAATTATTGGCTTAGCAAATTCGCATACCCTTTGGCTCGTTGCTGAAAAGGCTTGGAAggagaaaattgtaatgtttGGAATCTTATAGTTCATACGATTTCCCATAAATGGGAATTCTGTTCATTCTAACCAAATGGCTGTTTTAGGCTCAATTCAGTTCTGGTTCTTGTTTTTCCCTGCAAAGTGAATAGtttaaaactaatataaatcCTCTTCCCCACCCAAACTTTTCTCAGCTACTAAAGGGaaggtaaataatattttattataatctcCAATGTCCAAAGGCTTCGCTTTAGAGAGAAATGGGTATGGAATTTTGTGAATCCTCAAGATaggttcatttcttttattttcttagattcaTGTCCGTGGTCCGTGGGGTGCTTTATTTCAGGGCTTGTGGCTCAAACTCATTCTAGGGGTTTTCCGACCGTGCCAAAGGTTTAGGTAGTCAcatattcttgttttttttttttttttttatataagtaaaaatattatatatatatatatatatatatatcaaaaggagtaaccaagtacattgatgtatacaagagaacaccttgcccataatagaaaacccctaataacccaaaaagcccgtgaaaaacaatccaaaatacaccaaccccaaccccaaccccaaccccttgtttcccgtagaactaaaactctgcCCGAAAACCCTACCCCAACCCCCTGTttcccgtcttcacaatgccctccctttagacttccctctagttgagctaccacccttagcgtcgtagtcACATATTCTTGTTAGTGTAACATAAGATGCATTTCAAGGATTATGAGTATTTGATTATATGCTCTATGCTAGCTTCTCTGGTTAACAACCTGACGTGTGGTACTCGGCATTTCCATCATTAAGTTCTCTGCAAGCTGCTGGTAGCTTTCTAGTATGTCAGTATTTAGTTTCAAAAGCAACTTACAGTGGTATATACAATGTTGCTGGGATGCCTCAAGAGGCAGCATAGCACCAGGGATGACTTGATATGAATGGAGGCCTAGGGCGAAATTCCTAAGCAAGggcttttttaaattttaatgtaatattataataatgtcTTACTTAGTAGTTCTTTTGTTGTATCATAATCCACTTAATCTTGAGTCTCTgcagaaagagaaaaaagaaaaatatgaagatgtcttcttctttttagatAGATTGCACTCGGCACtaactttttcttctaagtcAAGTGGCACAAAGGCGTTAATTACCAGttgatttcactttttttttcccgaacCAAAATGTGgttcccattttcttttttttaggatgGTTTAGGATGGTCAACACAAGCACTAAACTGAGTTTTGACATGCGATCATTTAGCCTTTAAAGATGAGATGCCTTgtcatattattttcttttaatcctCTACCAATGTTAACCAGCCACAACATGCAGCTTCCTTTAACTGGCTACCTTCTTGTTCTTTCTCTTTCACTCAAGTAACTAAAATTTGGAGAGCAGGGGAAGTAACTAGCTACCCCCACCTGGTCCCCGCCCATGCCCTATGAATGGGTGGATAGGGGCTAGGCTCACCCAGACTACTTACAACAACCAAAAACTAAGCTATGAATCCAAAATTGACAACCTCACgatcaaaataaagaaacaaatctGAAAAACAGAAACCAACCACTGgcagagaagaaaaaaacagtAAGGAGAAGAAGGGGAGGAGGTGGCTGAAAGAAGAACAATGCGgagtaaagaaaatatttagggAGCTAGGTTTTAGTAATTaagggtgggtgggtgggtgagtCGCAGCTGAATTTTTAACCCACCCACCCCCCACCCGTTTCATTTACTGAAACAAGGAATATGCCAGCCCGTCTAGGTTAACACGTGGATATTTCCTCCAGGAATCCTAGGGAAGCAGATCGGCCAGGTGGGCTGTTTCGCGGAACCCCGTTTCCCAGGCCCATTATAAGAAAGGTGCATTGATTTAGACttgtcttttcatttttaattttttacatgtgTTGGGTTTCTAGTgcactaattttttaaaacaaaaaactcagGCTTTTCTTTAGCAAATGCCTGACTGTTTTGTGGGCCTTCTAATTCTTTTTGGGACTTCTTTATtgctattattattgttttaaaatgagaCAGGCCATCTTTGCTCATGGGATGACTTGGCTGTCTAGACATGTTGGCTGAATTACAAGTTCATTGCAGAGACAGTAGCCATAAGCTATACATTCTACTTTAGCCTTTTTAAAGACCTTAGTTCAGTAGGCTCTCTTATGCCTAAATTGGCTACATGGTTTTCGTTATTGGGACCAACTTTTCTTCATCATTCTCCAGAACCGTGTGGGAAATTTATACAGGCTATTCCACCAAGATCTGAATCTCCTATTGCTTTCTGCTCCCTTTCCAGCTGCTGCTCTTGTTACAGCGACAGTCCCATTTCCTATTTTGTTTGGTAGGCCTCTGCATCCTTGCATGAGACGTACTTACAGACTGAACCTTGACTTTGATTCTCTATCGCCTTTTTGTTCTTTCATGTTACAATTGCTTGAGCTGCCAGGAAATTCCAGCTGCTTCaagtttctctttttcttcatccttTATGTTTCTACCCCATTTTCATTGCAAAATCTtcttatcttttatattatgCATAAGAATAATCATATGTTGATATGGGCCTTCTTTAAAAGGAAGAAAGGAGATAGCTTGATGTGTTGATTGTTAGTCTAAAGCAATTCTTCAAGCTGTGGAGTTTGTAATAGGTAATAAGTGCACATTTTTTCTATAGAATCAGCAGACCCCTGCTATTGCAATGCAGACATAGTCATTGTCAAAGGGAACTCTTATAATTGTAGACTACATTTACCAAGATATTCTAACAATGCTTTACGTTCATAAATTCCtctatttttaacttatttagtTTTGTTATATGTTTTATCAGAACAGGTAAAATGGATGCAACAGTTGTGAATTGTCTTATCAACAGCATTTCTCGATTCATTCATCTAGTTTCATCTCAGTCAATAAAACATTTGCCTCTTCAGAAGGATTACAGACATCTAGTAGGTGTACTGAAGCTTTTGAAAGCAGTTCTTGATGAAACCGTTGATTACAAAATTCCTTCAGATGAAATCTTATATAAGGAGTGTGAAGAATTGGATGTGGCTATCAACGAGACTAGAGAGTTCATAGAAAACTGGTCTCCAAAAATGAGCAAAATTTGCAGTGTAAGTAATGCTTTATTGGCTTATTTTCCCTGATCAATTGAACACCcattccccttccccttccccgagaaatgaaaatcaagaaaaagcgcacttggaacacactattcaacAGTATTAGTATCTTTGGTATATCTAGTTTTTAGTTGTGAAACTTTCTTTCTGGCTCATGCCTTGGGAAACTGAATACTTTTTGATATCTTTTAACATTGAGATAATCATAGGGTAAAGATGAAAAAGTGTAACATTACCACAGCATTTATGTTAGACTGCAAACTTCTATTTATATCCCTATGTTCTCTGGTAATAAAGAGGAGCATTATAAGTATTTTGCAAgtgtgcatatttttttttgacgACTTTCtgcatttattttctaattaattatatgctaTATCTCCAGGTACTGCAAAGTGAGCCATTGTTGATGAAAATCCGGAGCTCATCACTAGAGATTTGTCACATACTATATAGATTGTTACAGTCATCTCCATCTACTTTAATTTGTGTGCAGGTATCATGTTTGCTATATTGTTTCTGTGTGAAATTGGTTTTAGTAGATAAACTTTctgtttcttgttctttttctgCAAGTTTCATATTTCCTTAAAAAAGTGTAGTTTACTGGCTGTAAATAGCTATGACTCGTTTCTGGTCATTGAAGGCAATTGTAAGAGTAATTTCTCGTACCATTTCAGAATTGTATGCAGGAACTTCAATGTCTGAAGCTGGAAAGAATAACGGAATATATACTAGAGGCTCTTAAAATTCAAAGAGATGATAGCATTCCCTGCACAGAACTTCTAGAGAAGATTATTGAGTTGCTTAGTTTTACTACAAAACAGGAACTTTTAAAAGAAAGTATTTCtgtggagaaagagagaataaatgCCCAGTTCGACAAAGTGAAAGGGGAACTAGATCAACTCTACCAAATCATGAATCTTGTCTCCCACATTCGTGATTGCATGGTGAAAATCCAGCGGTTTGAAGCTACAGGTGGAGTGCCAGTCCCTTCATATTTCCGATGCCCGTTATCATCAGAACTCATGTTGGATCCCGTGATCTTGGCTTCAGGTCAAACCTACGAGAGGTCTTCCATTCAAAAGTGGCTTGATAATGGGTTGACTATTTGCCCAAAGACTCGTCAAACACTCTCACACACAAATCTCATTCCCAATTATACAGTAAAAGCCATGGTAGCAAACTGGTGTGATGAAAACAATGTAAGACTCAATAATTTTGCCTCAATGTCATCCCCATCGGATCATATATCTCCACAAAAGTTAATCTGCACTGATAGTTCCCCTCGTTCATTACACAGTAGCAATTCGACATCAAGATCATCTCCTGAAGTCGGAAATGGATTTCAAAAGCAAAAGTGTGATGTTTCATCTAGATTAACAGGGGAGAACTCCAATAAATGCCAAAGGAAGGAGATGGAAAAGTTCGACTGTGCATCACCTGATCAGTCATATATTCATAGCAGGAGTGAATCAGCCTCAAGTGCCATTTCCAGTGTTGATTATATGCCTCCACCATCACATGAAATGTCAAGTACTTCTAATAAGCATGAAAATGTGAATGAGCTCTCCGGAGAAATCACAACTGAATTTCTTGCTGCTTCTCCTCGATATAACCAACCAGGATTTTCTTGGTtatcagaaaaaaaatttgacagcTCCAAAACAAAAGTTGAAGTTTCAGAGAATGGAAACCATAATTACTTAAGAGAAAACTCGCTCCCATTTTCGGAGTTGGGATCTGATGAGTTGACCACAACTTCTCTTGTCAAGAGATTGATTGAAGACCTTAAGTGTCAATCAAATGAAGTAAAAACTGCAGCTGCAGAAGGGTT carries:
- the LOC108996017 gene encoding U-box domain-containing protein 3, coding for MDATVVNCLINSISRFIHLVSSQSIKHLPLQKDYRHLVGVLKLLKAVLDETVDYKIPSDEILYKECEELDVAINETREFIENWSPKMSKICSVLQSEPLLMKIRSSSLEICHILYRLLQSSPSTLICVQNCMQELQCLKLERITEYILEALKIQRDDSIPCTELLEKIIELLSFTTKQELLKESISVEKERINAQFDKVKGELDQLYQIMNLVSHIRDCMVKIQRFEATGGVPVPSYFRCPLSSELMLDPVILASGQTYERSSIQKWLDNGLTICPKTRQTLSHTNLIPNYTVKAMVANWCDENNVRLNNFASMSSPSDHISPQKLICTDSSPRSLHSSNSTSRSSPEVGNGFQKQKCDVSSRLTGENSNKCQRKEMEKFDCASPDQSYIHSRSESASSAISSVDYMPPPSHEMSSTSNKHENVNELSGEITTEFLAASPRYNQPGFSWLSEKKFDSSKTKVEVSENGNHNYLRENSLPFSELGSDELTTTSLVKRLIEDLKCQSNEVKTAAAEGLRLLAKHNMENRIIIGKCGAIAPLLSLMYSEMKITQEHAVTALLNLSINENNKAMIGEAGAIEPLIHVLKTGNDGAKENSAAALFSLSVLEEYKAKIGRSGAVKALVGLLGSGTLRGKKDAATALFSLSIFHENKARIVQAGAVKYLVDLMNPDTGMVDKAVALLANLSTIGEGCSAIGQEGGIPLLVEIVESGTQRGKENAASILLQLCLHSPKYCTLVLQEGAVPPLVALSQSGTPRAKEKAQQLLSHFRNQREVAAGKGKS